The following DNA comes from Candidatus Hydrogenedens sp..
AAACAAAATATTAAGGATATTGCCCCATCGCTACCCGTTTCTCCTTGTTGATAGAATTATTGAATTCACCTCTATGAAGAAAGTCGTAGGTATAAAAAATGTAACTGTAAACGAACCTTTCTTCCAGGGACACTGGCCTGATGTTCCAGTAATGCCCAGTGTTTTAATTCTTGAAGCCATGGCACAGGTCTCTTCTGTCCTTATCTTCCGTGAAAATGGAGAACCGCCCCTTTATCAGGCCTATTTCATTGGAATTGAAAATGCTTCTCTAAGACGATTGGTCGTTCCTGGGGACCAGCTTGTTGTAGAAGCAGAGATGTTGTATTACAAAAATGATTTATTCAAAGCGAAAGTAATTGCTTCTGTCGAAAATCAAGTTGTGGCAGAAGCATCTATGACTTTCGGTCTTGTTGAAATTAAAAAATAACCTATCTCTGCATCTTCTCTTTATTTTGTATTTATTATTTTAAGTAAGTTATTATTTTCTACTTGAATTTTTAATGACAATATTGAAAAACTAATTTTTACAAAATATATTTTGACAAAAAAATGAAATATAAGATTTTCAGCAATAACTTTTTTGTAATACTTTTAATTAGTTCTATTGTATTTTGTTCATGCAATAAAGAAGAAAGAACTTCCTTTTTAGTTTCAGGACAAATTGAATGCAAAGTTCATACTCCAGGTTCAACAGTTGGAGGTCGTGTTATTGATGTTTTTGTTAGGGAAGGGGATGTAGTAAAAAAAGATACTACCTTAATTCAGTTTGATTGCGCCCAACAAGAGGCAATGTATCAATCTGCTCTTGCCGGGGTTAAGCGTGCTGAATCTTTGGTAGAGAAACTAAAAAAAGGTGCTACAGAGGAAGAACTCCGTCAGGTAGAAAATGCCGTAAAAACAGCAGAAGCACAATATCGGCTTCTGCTTACAGGTGCAAGAGAAGAAGATAAACAATCCGCAAAGGCTACCTTAGAATCCGCAAAATCTGCCTTTGAAATAGCCAAACAAGATTATGAAAGAGCAGAACGACTATTTAACGAAGGGGCTATTTCTAAAAAAGAATGGGAACAGACAAAAATCCTTTTTGAAAAGGCAAAAGCAGAATATCGTGTAGCCGAAGAAAGACATAAGCAACTACAAAAAGGTGCCCGTGATGAAGAAATAGAAGCAGCAAAAGCGAATTGGGAACGCTCAGTTGCTATGTTTGATGAAATAAAAAGAGGACCGCGAGTTGAAGATATTCGTTCTGCGGAATCAGCATTAGAATCAGCTCGAGCCGAATTATCACGAGCAGAAACCGTTCTGAAAGAATGCACTGTAAAATCACCCATTGATGGTATTGTAGAATCTGTATCTGTTCGCAAAGGAGATATAGTCCCACCGGGTCCCTGTATCCGTATTGTAAATCCAGATGATTTAGAAATGGTTATCTATGTCCCTGCCTATATATTGGGTCATATTTCCATTGGGCAAACATTAAATTTCTATACAGATGCTCACAAGAATGAAACATTTTCAGGGAAAATTATCTACATTGCTTCCGAAGGTGAATTTACTCCAAGAAATTTGCAGACACAGGAAGAGAGAATACAACAGGTGTTTGCTGTAAAATTGTCGTTAAACTCATACGGTGGTAAACTTCGTGCAGGAATGACTGCTACTGTGAAAGTTCGTTGATACAATGAGTATAAATTTGTCAGAGGTAGAAAATAACCCAATTTCTCAACAGGTTAATCCTGCAGTAATTGAGGTAAATGAATTATCCCGAAAATTTGGTTCTTACACTGCTGTAGATCATGTTTCTTTAACAGTTCGCAAAAGAGATATATTTGGTTTTTTAGGTCCAAATGGTTCTGGAAAAACAACGCTAATTCGCATGTTATGTGGAATTCTCCGTCCTACCTCCGGCGAAGCAAGGGTTTTAGGATTTGATGTGGTTTCGGAAAGTGAAGAGGTAAAAAAGTCTATAGGTTATATGTCACAACAATTTAGCTTATACTCTGACCTTACTGTTCTTGAAAATATTACTTTCTATGCAAGAATTTATGGTATCCCCCGAAAACAAAGAAGAGAACGAATTGACGAAGTAATTAATATTGTAGAGATAAAACCATACCTAAACCAATTATCGGGATCTTTATCTGGAGGGTGGAAACAAAGACTTGCCCTTGCCTGTTCACTGGTTCATAATCCTCAATTGTTATTTTTAGATGAACCTACAGCAGGAATTGACCCTGTTGCCCGTCGTGACCTATGGAATCTTTTATTCGACCTTTCAGCACGCGGAACAACTTTTTTTGTTACTACTCATTATATGGACGAAGCAGAACGATGTTCTCATCTGGGGTATATCTATTTTTCAAAACTTATCGCTTATGGTTCTCCTGAAGAATTAAAAAAGATGCCCCAGGTAACGCCTGAGGGGTTTATGCGTTATGAGATTAGAATAGACCGACTTACAGAAGCCATGCGTGAGTTGTTAAAAATGCCTTTTGTAAGGGATGCCACTATGTTTTCCGATGTTATTCATATTCTCATTCAACAAGGAAGTGAAGAAGAACTTCAGCAATCTATCCAGAAAAAAGGATTTCATATTCAGAGTTTACGATTAGTGCCACCGACACTTGAAGATGTTTTTGTAACTTTAACTCGTTCTTTTGGAAAGTAGGTATATGTTTCAAGGGCTTTTTGCAATTGTTTATAAGGAAACACGGCATATTATTAGAGACCCACGAAGCCTTTTTTTAATGTTAGTTATTCCAAGTATTGAACTTATTATTTTCGGATTTGCGGTCAATTTGGATATAAAAAATATTCGGACAGGATTATTAAATCAAGATAAAAAAATAGAAAGTAGAAATTTAGTAGACCAGTTTGTTAATTCAGGCTATTTTGATGTTGTTAAGATTTTCAACAATGAAGAAGAAATGGCTACGGCTATGCGTAGGGGAGATGTGCGTGTTGGAATTCACATTCCTCCCTACTACACAGACCGTGTATTAAAAAATGAACATGTAAGTGTGCAAATTCTCATTGATGGCAGTGATTCTACAGTAGCCATGCAGGCTTTAAATGTGAGCAATGCCATCGGATTGAGGGCTTCAATAAAAGTATTAAACAAAACAAAATCCTTGCCCCCTCAGTTCCCTATTGATATGCGACCTCGTGTATTATTCAATCCCGATATGCGAACAGCAAATTTTATGATTCCGGGTTTATGTGGCGTTATCCTTCAAGTAGTGATAATGTTACTAACATCTTTTGCTATTGTCAAAGAAAAGGAACAAAGAACATTAGAACAATTAGTCGTTACACCTGTATCACGCTTTGGACTAATGTTGGGCAAATTGATTCCTTTCTTAGGAGTAGGAATATGTGAAACAGCATCTGTTTTGTTTTTAATGCGATTTTTGTTTCAAGTTCCTATTGCAGGAAGTATTTTCCTTCTTGCTTTCTTTGCAGGTATATTTCTCTTCACTACATTAGGTATGGGGCTATTAGTTTCGACTTTTGCTCAAAATCAAATTCAAGCATTACAAATTTCCTTTCTTATATTATTACCGTCCTTCCTTCTTTCCGGTTTTATGTTCCCACAAGAAACCATGCCCAAAATTATTTATTGGTTTGGACAGATTGTTCCTGCTACTTATTTTATTCGAATTTTACGCGGAATTATTCTTCGTAATGCAGGTTTCTGGGACTTGTGGCATAACGGTGCTATTCTCGCTGCTATGGGTATCGTTATCCTTTTCATTGCCTCATTCCGATTCCATAAAACGATTGGATAAATTCCTAATTTTTAAAATTTGCAGTTTTCCTTGCATATAAACGATAATCCATTAATTTACCTAATCCTATAATGTCCCATGAAACATAAAGAAATAGAGTAGTATGTTCCATAAAAGAATTATGTCTTTCTTTTTACTATGTCAGGTTGGCTTTTGGGTAGATTTTGCCATAATGGCAGGTGTTGTAGCACTGCCTTTCCTCATCCTTGAACATATTCCTAATGGTAATACGGCTATTTCTGGAAATGTCTTTGCTATACAAATGGCAACTTATACAATTACCTGTCTTATAATGTCAAGAGTGGTGGGAAAATCGAAAAACATATTGTCATGGGCAAGATGGGGAGTTATTATTTTTACCTTTTCCTATCCCTTCTATCCTTTCTTCCCTTATAAGTATGCC
Coding sequences within:
- a CDS encoding efflux RND transporter periplasmic adaptor subunit; its protein translation is MKYKIFSNNFFVILLISSIVFCSCNKEERTSFLVSGQIECKVHTPGSTVGGRVIDVFVREGDVVKKDTTLIQFDCAQQEAMYQSALAGVKRAESLVEKLKKGATEEELRQVENAVKTAEAQYRLLLTGAREEDKQSAKATLESAKSAFEIAKQDYERAERLFNEGAISKKEWEQTKILFEKAKAEYRVAEERHKQLQKGARDEEIEAAKANWERSVAMFDEIKRGPRVEDIRSAESALESARAELSRAETVLKECTVKSPIDGIVESVSVRKGDIVPPGPCIRIVNPDDLEMVIYVPAYILGHISIGQTLNFYTDAHKNETFSGKIIYIASEGEFTPRNLQTQEERIQQVFAVKLSLNSYGGKLRAGMTATVKVR
- a CDS encoding ABC transporter ATP-binding protein, producing the protein MSEVENNPISQQVNPAVIEVNELSRKFGSYTAVDHVSLTVRKRDIFGFLGPNGSGKTTLIRMLCGILRPTSGEARVLGFDVVSESEEVKKSIGYMSQQFSLYSDLTVLENITFYARIYGIPRKQRRERIDEVINIVEIKPYLNQLSGSLSGGWKQRLALACSLVHNPQLLFLDEPTAGIDPVARRDLWNLLFDLSARGTTFFVTTHYMDEAERCSHLGYIYFSKLIAYGSPEELKKMPQVTPEGFMRYEIRIDRLTEAMRELLKMPFVRDATMFSDVIHILIQQGSEEELQQSIQKKGFHIQSLRLVPPTLEDVFVTLTRSFGK
- a CDS encoding ABC transporter permease, producing MFQGLFAIVYKETRHIIRDPRSLFLMLVIPSIELIIFGFAVNLDIKNIRTGLLNQDKKIESRNLVDQFVNSGYFDVVKIFNNEEEMATAMRRGDVRVGIHIPPYYTDRVLKNEHVSVQILIDGSDSTVAMQALNVSNAIGLRASIKVLNKTKSLPPQFPIDMRPRVLFNPDMRTANFMIPGLCGVILQVVIMLLTSFAIVKEKEQRTLEQLVVTPVSRFGLMLGKLIPFLGVGICETASVLFLMRFLFQVPIAGSIFLLAFFAGIFLFTTLGMGLLVSTFAQNQIQALQISFLILLPSFLLSGFMFPQETMPKIIYWFGQIVPATYFIRILRGIILRNAGFWDLWHNGAILAAMGIVILFIASFRFHKTIG